The sequence AGGTTGAGTCATCGAGACTTGATGTGAAGCTTAGGGTTGAAGaaacttttcttttgattttaattattcCTAGGATCGCTAGAGTTTGAATGCCTTCTCTTTagatttatatttttattgttgtacAAACGagaccccaaaaaaagagaCTGAGAGTATTGAGTATTGAGTGCGGGATTAATACTATGCATCTCTAGAGTACggctttaaaaagaaaacaagtaaGAAATTGTATGTGGGAAACAGATGATAAACGTACCTAATATGTTATTTGGATAtacaaagaagttcacaatcAGTTCTAACAAAGAAGCCAGTCTTTCAAcaaatatcattttatatGAACAAAAATCCCCATGAAATCAATCAACTATGCAGGCACAACATCTGGTTGAATGGGTGGCGACCGACCATCGTCCACATTCCCACCCTCAGTGGTCTCTTTAGGCTCCTTATCTTCTTCTTGGAACCCTTCCTTGAATCTGTCATAGTTTGTGGGCTCGTTTGACTTAAATGGGCGCTCTCCCAATACTCGAACCAAGTCATCTTGGTGAAGGACCTCCTTTTCCAGCAACAGCTCTGCGATCTGTCCTATTTGCTCTTTGTGCTCCTCTATCAGCTCAATGGTGCGGACATATGCTTTGGCCACCCATTCTCTAACTTCACTGTCGATTATTGCACCGGTCTTGCTGCTGTAGGGCTTGGCCATCTCAAATGCATCATCCCTttgaggaaaagaaagaagaccCACCTTGTCGCTGAAGCCATACACTGCAACTTGGGCATAAgtcattttggtcactttctCCAAGTCATTCTGTGCTCCAGTAGAAATCTTCCCCAACAATACCTACTCCAAGAGTATCGCAACAGTTAGTGACTCAATAAAAGTCAGCTGATAAATTCTCAAATGTTGCAAAGATGCCCTTcgttttataattaaaatgttGTGCCATCATAGCAATGCCACGACTTCAACTTTCTAGCTACAGGAGCCTCATCATGCAAAACCAGCCACAATTTTTTTGTCTCTATCAAATCGCAGACTAAGATGTATAGTCAAAGATTTTAGGCATGTTTTCTATATTAACAAATCTTACTTAATAACTGATGGCATCCACAAACAGATTATTGCACAACATACACATACATGCACACTAATGGAAGAGTTGTTGACGATTCGAGAATGTGAACACCTTTCTATGTAAAGATTCAAAAGGAAATAAGTTCAAGAACAGAGAAGCTTTGACCCCTCGGTTTTGAGAGCTACAAAAGGTCCCTCAATGAGATTTTGTAAACGTCACCTTTTGAGTCTACAGCATTGTGCTTGATCATTTTATGATAattattgttaaataaaacaagtcTGCAGTCACAAACTACTTGAACATTACAACACAACTGGAGTCATTACTTATGAATCATTTCATGCAAAAGatttaaataacaaaatacaTCACATACTTTCGGCATTCACTATTAAAAGTTTATGGTTGCTTGGTTGCCAAGATGGCATTCTCAGAAATTTAAACAACTTCATGTTTCAGTTGCATTCGCCATATTTGAATTGAACGAGTGATATACCATGCTAAAGTGCCTTTGTAACTTTCTAGAGTTGAAGCTAAACCATAAATAAGTCAGTCTCAATGAGGAAGGAGGGATGGTGGGAGCATATAAGCCTCATTCTTTAATAAATCTAATCATATGATTCATATCCCGACTTACTCATTCAGAAACTTtgggaaagaaagagagcTTTACCTGCTCAGCAGCTCGACCACCAAGGGTCATGCATGTCATGTCAAAGAGCTGCTCTTTGGTCATAAGAAGATTTTCATTGGGAACATACTGAGCAAACCCCAGTGCTGCAGTACCACGCGGAACAATAGTTACTTTAAGCAAAGGTTCTGCATGTTCCAGGAACCAACCAGCAACAGCATGACCAGATTCATGGTAAGCAACAGTCCGTCTTTCCAGCTTGCTTACTACCTGCATAAAGAAACCAGTAAAGCTTTAAATATCTCGGTAGCTCCATACAAAACCTTTCTAATACTCAGTAATCTTTGAGTCATAAAGAAGTCAACAACTACGCAGAATGTCATGCAGTGGCAACAGATaccttgttcttcttctctagACCACCTATCACCCTGTCTATAGCTGCCTCAAAATGTTTCATGGTGATCTTTGGGCTCTCATTCCTTGCAGCAATCAAGGCAGCTTCGTTGCAGACATTTGCTATGTCTGCTCCAGCAAATCCAGGAGTGAGAGCAGCAAGTCTCTCTGAGTAATATGATGGTTCCAAATCCAACTTGAGCTTGTTCAGatatatttgaaaaatctGGTTACGACCTTTGATGTCTGGTTTATCAATAGTAATTTGACGGTCAAACCGACCAGGCCTCAAGAGTGCTTTATCTAGAATATCTGGCCTATTGGTGCCAGCAAGTACAACAACTCCAGCAGTGGTTCCAAATCCATCCATTTCCACAAGTAATTGATTGAGAGTACTTTCACGCTCGTCATGGCCACCTGAAAAGCCTCCACGCCCTCTAGCTCGGCCAATTGCATCAATCTCATCAATAAATATTATACTGGGTGCGCACTGTCTTGCCTCTTGAAATAAGCTTCGAACCCTTGATGGCCCAACACCAACAAACATTTCCATAAAATCTGAACCAGATATAGATAGAAAAGGCACCCTAGATTCACCTGCAGTTGCCTTTGCAAGAAGCGTCTTTCCTGTTCCAGGAGGGCCAACAAGAAGAGCACCTTTTGGAATTTTTGCTCCCAACTCCTCGTATTTCTTAGGATTCTTTAGAAAGTGCACAAACTCCATTATTTCTTGCTTAGCCTCATCACAGCCAGCTacatctttaaaaaaaacctgaaTCATAATGTGGGCATGAATGTAATTGTTGTAAATAATTCAGTTTAGGTTTCATTTTAATACTAAGACAATAAATATGATGAAGGAAAACACAAGTAAATGAAATGCATACTTAACCTTGTTTTTGGCATTCTTATCCAATTTTGTGATCTGCGCTTTCCCTATATTGAATATTCCTCGGCCACCTTTTCCACCTGGACCACCAATGCTAGGCATTTTTCGGCTCATAAACCAAAGGGCTCCCAGAAGCAACGCCGTTGGCCCATACCTCATCAACTCTTGGAACCAATTTATTTGGGATACATAAATTACAGGAACAAAATCATGACGGTCAAACCCTAAAGCTTCTTGGGCTTCCTCCAACTTTTCCTCAAAAGATTCAACACTCCCTatgttaaaataatatttatactGGGTTGTATTTCCTCCTGTGGAAGAACCATCAGCAGGTCCCTTTACAGCATCATCGCCACTCTGTTTCCTATCATGTGGGGAGCTCCTTACATACACTTTCGCAACTGATTTGTTTGCAACTTCAATGTGATCCACCAACCCAGGTTCAAGtagtttgtttttaaattcttgGAAACTTATCTGGGAAATATACCAATCAGCTTAGAcagaaataattaaagaaaatcagataaaaaatttctccatagTTGTAGGGAGAAATGCAAAACCACAAGTATTAATATCATAAATCCTTAATCTTTAACAAACTATAGAATCAAATGATCCTCCAAGCAGTTTTTCGGATAACATAACAGCATGAAATGGCTAGGTTACTAGAACTTGTTTGGCAGATGGCCTACAAGATGCTACTTCATACTCACTGTGTTGAAGAAATACTATATGCATAATACTTATGCTTTCTGACATGAATGCAACAGAATAGAATTTATCTAAAATGCACGGAAGCCCGCAAACCATATGAATCTTTCTAAGTCCCAAGTGCAGAAATCCTCAACAGTATATAAAGGTGAACATAATGCAACAACATTTCGTTAGCACCAACAAGAAGAATGCATGAAGAtgccaacaaaacaaatgttaTCTAGCACAAGAAAATAGATTGCAATTCACATACACAGCGACCTTAACCAACCTATCCATCTATTCAACAACTAGTTGCTGTAATCATATTGATTACCTCCTTCGCTTGTTGAGGATTAAGTAATATTGATGTGAAAACAAAGCCAAGGAACATAATGGGACCGATAATCTGATGCCAaggaataaaaaattcccgggGATTCCCCTGATCACCTGCATTTGAGCCCTCTGAAGAAAACTGAAACTAATGAGTACAGTAAAATAATGTTGCACTCACTCAAAACACattaattggaaaaaaaaaaaaaaaaaaaaaaacctacaatTACTAAATATGTGACACACCTTTGGACCCGGATTTCTGCCCATCCCCTTTTGGAATttccttcttattttttggatAATAATTTTCATAATCTGAAAGAATAAACAACTGTAAAATCCATACATAAATACATTACGAATCAAACATTTTTCTTTAACGTTTGGGCATAGAACCTTACTTTTCTTCTCGTGCCCTCGGCTGGAGAAGAAGCGACGAATTCTAGGGTTTGTGAGAAAAGACTTAAAATTCGACAAGTACGTATTAGAGACGAGCTGCTTCCCAGCTCCATTATAAGTCAAATATCCCCTCAGAAGCCCTAGCTCGCCATCAACGCCTGAAATGCACGCATTTCCGAGTGGCACCGTTTCGTGCAGAAATGTAGTCCTTCCGTTGTAAGTACCCGAAATCACGTTCTACACAGCAAAATATCAAACTTCATCAACcaacaagaaataaatttagagaagagatttaaaaataaggttTTTTGTGATATTATCACTCTTTTGAATTTAGAACGAGCCGAGTGGGAAAGCGAGCGTCCGATGCTTGAGAAAACCATTGTATCGAGCCTTGAGGATCGTATCGGGTAGAAAACGGTGCTTTTGAAACCCTAGAGAGAGCTTTGCGGGTCTGTTTGGTTTCCGAGAAAAAATTCAGGTGCGAAAATTTGATAGGGctggaaagaaagagagagcgaACGAGGGGTTACCGGAATTAGGATGGTGTGGGACTGAAGGAGCAGAGGCGGAGAAAGGGAATGATTTCGTGCCCAGAATCAGAAACCGCCTTCTTTATTATTGAATTACCAATTCGCCCTTGGTTATGGGACATGGGGTATGAAATTAGTGAGGTTACTTTTGTCAATATGTAGTGCTTCTTCGAGTTTTGGAGCCTGAAGATGGTattataattttcaaaaatagaaaaatatatttagatTTTGCCACTCCTAAAATAACTCTCTCGACTCCTTTACACCCTCATCTCACAATACATGAAGGGgtgccaaaataaaaaatgtggCTATATAGAAAATGCACTTCAAAACTAGCTTCTCACCCTTGTCGTACTTTAAACATGAATAGACAAATTTGGTGTGGTTActtaagttatttttttttttttttttgggcttcaAATAGCATAAGTTACATAACATAACACAAAATTAACTTAATCAATACTTATCTACTACTTGTAGTTTGAAACATTCTTTATTGCCTTATGATATCGACAATAAAATCTACATGGGACTTTAACATACATATCATTATTGTACCTCCTTGTATAtttcacatatataataattaactACGATGATTAGACTATAACAATATGAATTCATTCATCCACAGCTATGATTAAAACCAACATCGAAATACGAAGTAGCCCATGATAGAGAAGAAGGAGATGTTGGAGACGACTGGTAGGAGGAACAAGAAGAATTTGAAGAAGCACTTGATGGATTAGGGTTCCTAATCATAAATGGCACCACATCTTGAAGCAACCCTTGTGTGCTCGGCTCTTTTTCAACAAATTCTTGATGTTGGTCGGGGAATGGGCCGGGCTGCAGATCCGGGTCCGGGTCAGGGGTAATGCTTCGCGGGCTCTCTTGGGCTTCATGTTCACGGTCTTCTGTGCGTGGCTGTGAGGTTTTGTTCCTAGGCTTCTTCATAGGTGGGCTGGTGTTCTGGGCCTGGTTGTTGAGTGGGAAAAATGGGTAGGCAAAGTGTAAGTGGAGCCCTTCATAGGTGATGATGAGTGTGTCTGGGTCCTCACTGGACCTCTCAACTTGCTTCTTAGCACTGCACCTTGGGTTTGTGCACCTGTAATAGctcctatttttcaaaattttttaatcaacacaacccaaaaaaaagcttggtaagaaaatggaaataaataattcaaaaaaagaaaaaaagaatttgagataTACTTTAATTGCATGATTGTAGCACTGTGtcaaactttgttttaatttattgtcAGGGTTGATAGTGTGGCCTAGACCTAGGCCTAGGCTTGGACCTCATTTAGGTCAAGCTACTTGCATAGGTAGACATATTTAAGGATAATCTACCTGCTTAAGGTGTTGATTAGGGCGGTTGGATTCATGGGGCAGTACTAATTAGAGAGAAATTTGTAAACTAGTCTGCTTAATTAGTATTAAAGTTGCCTAAATCATGCAGATTCGGACTCATACGTATACTATAATGAAGTAGGTTTAGGACCCTAATTAAGCCTTCAATGCAAAGTTGAATGGTTTAGGTttgaaataaacaaatgatGCGACTTCTATGCATCACTTGTCACTTCTTTCAAGTTTGAAATAACTAGCATTCCAATCCATGAATACAGATATATAGATTTgatctcttttttcttattttttccctGTTTAATAGGCATACATTATCTTGTTACGAAAGAAATATATCGTTATTCACACTTCTCTTGAAGCTTCTTGCATTAGCCATTCACGACAAGTTACTCAACGTtttaataattagtattttaaaattaaaattcatataATTTCAGCAATAAAGTACTTACCACTGCACCCAATAAAGAGAAACTACGGCTCTCATCTTAAAAAAACAATCGTATGATATTTACTATGGCGGCAATAATACCGAACCTTACAGCTTTTAAAATACTTAATTCCATAGAGGGGAAGAAGAAaacgaagaagaaagaatGAGATATACTAAAATATTTACCTAGGATTTGGGCTATTCTTAATGGATTTCTGCCCGTACTTCCTCCATTTATAGCCATCATCAGCCATTGCTCCATTGTCACAGCTTTTAATCTTCAGAGTGTACTTATGCTCAACTTTGCTCAAACCCCTTTCCAGTGTTGAGAGCCTGCACAATAATacacaggaaaaaaaaaacccaattaaaattaaaattaaatgaaaataattattattattgtaacATATACAAACCTAGCCGGTGAAAGTTCTTGGGGTTGAATTGTTCCAGTGGTGACAGACAAAGCAGTCTCGATATCTTTGATTGTTGGACCAGAATAGACGGTCGGGATGAACCGATTAACAACACTATCTTCATTGGAAACACTCATCTGGGATTGTAGAGCCTCCTCTGGTAGCACAAAGAATGGTGTTTCATTGTCCAGAAGCTCTCTCACAAGCTCTTCCTCCGACCCGTCGGACCACGTGGCACCCATTGCGTCCTCCATTgtcaacagaagaagaaggagaaggcTGAAAGAAAATGAGTTGATAAGATGAGAAATGAAAGCtcatgaagaaataaaagaagggAAAGGGTGGAGCAGATGGAGAGGGGAAGGTGTCACGTCTACGTGTTTGCCTCTTGACTTTAAAAGCAAGCGAGAGGGTTTTGGTGTTTTGTATGGATTCTACTTTGACTTAACTAAGAATTCTCTTCCCGTTCAAACACTAACATATTTGGTAAACTGAACATTTGGCACCACCTCATTATATTACTATTGATATTCTTTGTGCGAAAAATGCGAGTGATTATTTTAGAATATTACTATAATAAAGTCACGTCGTACATATTgtacacgtgttataatatgagtgaatatttattaatatcatttcttaaaataaaggaaaatgaattatgtcatccacttatattataacacgtgtataaaatatatgaCGTGACCgtagtattctataattttttcaaaaaggtaagttttattttggaaaattttacACAACCCAAATTATGGAGGAGCcattaatttacttttttggTTTGCTGCGTTCTCTGTGTTTTCATTTAAGTGTGTTCTTTGTCTTGTTATATTGTGTTTTTGATTGGATAGATGCAATAAGGTGGACCAAAGCTACCTGACCCATGACCCAATCTCAACCAAAGCAAGAGTCAACCACTAAAGAATCAATAGAAATATaacttttcattatttttcaaagagttgttctctctttctttgaaTAAACAAATTCTTCATTATCACTCTTTCTAAATTCTTTAAGGAGGCATATAATTGGCTACCTGGATATAGTTACTTAAGAAGGAGTAGATGAAGTATGATGACTTGCgaactataaaaaaaaaacagttcaATTAGAGGGATCAAGCTATAAAACCCAACTTTTTtctcaactctttttttttcgaaTTAGTCTCGATCGTACGGGATGAGTCGTATGGATTGCCAATTCATACGATACctttgagagaaaaagaaaaagagatatgGTTCAAATGTATCTTCCTTAATAAAACTTATAACATAAAGTTGCTCACATGTCATGAAAACCATAATagactaaatttttttttttgttttttgttttttggtttttgcagCTGATCTGATTGATCTTCTCTCCTTGCTCCATTAGTTAATGTAATGAATGGTTATAAATGATTACCGATGAGGTTAGATGCTTTACTACAAACATAGAATATTTGctaaaagaagataaaaattaAAGCCTTCCCGTATTTAAGGTTTATACTCATAGAAGACTAAGCATGCATGTTTAGTGCATAATttccaagattttttatttatttattgataatTCCAAGCAATCAGTAGCTTATTATATAACTTGAACCATGTCTAATTTCCCAAATCTCTACGCTTCACTATTTAGATCTTTAGATGTACATTTTTGCAGTCGATGGGCTGGCGGTGCAAACAGTCAGTGCCTATGCTATGCCTAAATACCAACATAGTGGTCCACCCACACACATACAATTGCCTCCATCGTTATcacaagagaaaacaaaattaattcttGCAACTAAACTAAATTATGCACATCCAAATTCATTAATTAAGAGGTGATTAGTACTCTGCATTATGAGGAATGACCTATCGTTACGTTATGTTGCAAGACTGTTAATCAGACTAGAAAACGACgtgttgaaaaagaaaaagaaaaaaatctaGGGTGTGTGTGGTATTATTCAACTACCATCACCATAACTTATTTAGAAAGTTTATCTTGAAACACAAGGGGAACCGAGTGGTTGCTTCAGAGTGAGGGCAGGTTTGGCGGCTTGTGGCTTTGACTTTTGTGAATCGCAGAAACCTCTAGAGGGTGCTCTGTTTCTCTGTGACCCTACCCtcataaaaacacaaacttaGGGTTGACCGTCAGACAATCGGAAAGAGAGAGACGTCGGCTAGCGAAGGAAGAAGTGGAGTGGGCACAGGttaagaacaaaaagaaattagaaaaaacacacacacagagaaaTCTTTGGTTGGACGTGTTTGCAAAAGTCAACCCTTTTTTACATGGGGCCAGGTGGGGACACGTGTGATGGGGAGGCCCCACTCGTGTCGAGGTTCACGAGTGAAATGGAGGGGGAGGCTCTGGAGCTGTCGACGTCCTGGTGTTGGAGGAGGGCTTGATCCGAGAAGTGACGGTGCAACTAATCTCTTTGGGgtgaaaacaagaaagagaAGGATGGGTGGGTCCTAAGGAAACAGGGTCTGCTTAAGGGCACATGTCTAGTCGATCGTCCTTGGAAATGCAAGGGCGGCAGATGCATCTTCCCCTAGTAGTCAAAAACTGATCTTCTACCTTGGAAAAACACTACCCTTGTTTTTGTATCTATGTGATTTAGAGGTATGCTCCTCTCACTTGTGAGATTGCGCAATGTGTAACCGTTGGTACATTTGACCTTCATAATGCATAAACAGTTTGAATTCATTTATGGTTGATGAGATAACgagtttgggttttgtttggatACATTTAGTGTCATTTTCTCTTCACCTTTGATGATGTTGGGTCTCTGCTTTTGTGAGGATATGATGAGGAAAATTTGTGAGGATATCATTCGAGGCCTTCTTGAGCAATGCTTGAGCTCTCTTGAAACACCTTCAGTAATGCTCGAACCCCCTTAAGACCTCTCCAACAATGCTCGAACCTCCCTTCAgttaatgaaattttaaaaataaaaaaaatgggtTAAAAGTCTATAAGATCATCTCTAATCATGACTTATAGGTCATATGTAGCCCTCAAAATATGCAAAATTCATCTCCAGCtacgggaaaaaaaaaaaaaaatcaaattatgaGGGCCACAATTAGCCTTTTAACCCTCCAACCAGGCCACATGTAGCCcatgccaaatttttttatgggcCCAGTGCATGTGCTgtccaagaagaaaaagtatcACGTGTAGGCGTGAGCATTGTAACATCTCGTGCAACTGCGATCCAAAGGTTGATATTAAAGGTGCactgttattattattatttttataacttttttGTTGAGGCCTAAAAAGTCACGAGACACCAAGGGCATTTAAAGCCCAATATGACATATGAAATAAAGGGATAAATTGGTATTTAATacaggaaaataaataaataaataaataaatatatatatatatatatatgtatatgcatgCTTTTATACATATTCTAAGAGTATCCAAGCCATGCCAAACCTATTCATTTAAATATGATGTCTCTAAGCTTGATCACAAAAGCCTAAGTTGGTACAACACATGCCTAAGCATTTCAAGCACATGCCAATAACTCCATGCAAGGCTAATACATTTTCCTAATGCCATTCACCTACCAAGCTCACATGAACCCAAGTCATGTGGTTCACAGGGCTTACACGAGGGGTTGTGATGTGGAAGGTTAAGGAGGTCCACAAGGCCCACAAAAGCTCTTGGATAATGGAGACTTTGGGCTAGTTACTTGGAGTTCTCCAATGTGGGTGAGCAAATAAGATATTCTTTAAGCGCTCCTTATTACCAGTTGGAAATAAGCCAAAATTCCGACACTTCCTTTTACCCTTAGGAAATAGTCATTTTTCAATGCCTAGCTTTACCTGTTGGAAATAAGAATGTCTCAATTCTCCATTTTACTCGTTGTAAATAGGCCAGTTCAAACACTTCCTTTTACTTATTGGAAACCAAAGAGAGTCTTCACCTTCTATAAATTGGGAGGCTTTGCCCAAGCAAAAACCAACTTCTTTGGGTTGTTGCAAGCCTCCCAGCAACCATAAGAACCCATTTCTTTGAGTGACTGCAAGCACCCAACAACCATCAGAGCACCTTCCTTAGATTGCTGGAAGTATTCCAACAGTCATCATAGTTATTCCTCAGCCATCAACCTCCATCTTTTGTCTGTTGCAAGCATCCCAATGACCATCAACCCATTCTCTTGGCTATTGCAAGCATCCTAGTAGTCATCACAACCATTTCTCCTACTTTTTAAGCTTTGAAATCCTTTATCTTCCTTATAAAGCCTCATCAAGCATAACTCAAAGCCTTTCCTCACTCCACATACTCTGCCAAGCTATGAACACCATAGCCTTCAAGCCTCAAGATTTTCCTTccattctctttctctcttgaAACTCTTAAATCACCATAGCTAGATATTCAAACAACAAATTCTTAGCACCCATACTCAAGCATATCTATCGCTATGCCAAGCGCATGCATTCCCATTTGCTAAATTTGTGGGTCTTTATCTCCCCCACTCCAAGCTCCCAAGCTCATACAATCTCTGTTCAACATCAGCAAATCATCGCACCTATTTCTCAACCACTGGAAGAACAACATAGTACTCCCCTATGACTTGCTTCTCTTTCGGGATGCTTTGGGCTAAGTTCTAGCTAACTCAAAAAAAGGGCAATGAAGGCTTGATTCACCACTCTATGGCGGTCCAAGAATCAACAAGCCTGGGCAAGCTTTCTGATGATAAAAGATCCTAACACTTTTAAATGTCagtaaattctttttttctaatgtataaaaaatttgaaacttattttttttttctcattttacgttttaaatatatataaaattctttttatttaaaaaaaatataaacaattggTTTTGACAATTGGAATGTGTATGGGGCTTTTTCTTTCCGGCAACTACAAATGGGCTGGGGTGCCGTAAGGAGCAAGTGGGTGAATTTACCCCTTGTGTCTGAGTTCAATAATCAGACCCTaagaatgcttcgaaagggTAGTAAAGCCTTAAGAAGCACATTGGTtatcttcaccaacaaaaacaacagcCGCTTACAGATAGATccttagcttggcatgagaagcttgtggcatggaagcaaagcagtcatgagtttagcattaaagagagagagagctgtgaATTCCTAGGAGAAACATGGGTTTTAAAGTAGAGGAGAAGAAATTTTAAGAGAATTCGTTGACGAAAGCATCGTCAGGCTCCGAAATGGCTTGTCAGCAGAGAAAATGGGAGCAGATGGAGGAATAGGACTCGAAATTGCAGGGTTTCAGAGATTAGAgatgatgcttgctctctggATATGGGTTAGATgggagagatagagagagagagagagagtggaagAATGAGTAATTTGAGCAAGTTTCTCGTAGCTTGACGAAAGCTTGTCAAGCTCTAGAATGGCTtgccaaaagagaaaattggaAGAGATGGAGAAATATGGCTTGAAATTTTAGGGTTCTAGGGGTGAGAGATGATGCTTGCTCTTTAGATCTGGTTAGatggggggagagagagagagagagagagagaggaaaagtGGAATGATGAGTGGTTTGAGCAagtttccggcagcttgacgaaagcttTGTCAAGCTCTAGAATGGTtgccaaaagagaaaatgagaagagatggaggaatatggcttgaaattgaagggttccaGGGATGATAAatgatgctt comes from Prunus dulcis chromosome 6, ALMONDv2, whole genome shotgun sequence and encodes:
- the LOC117630995 gene encoding ATP-dependent zinc metalloprotease FTSH 10, mitochondrial-like isoform X2, whose protein sequence is MVFSSIGRSLSHSARSKFKRNVISGTYNGRTTFLHETVPLGNACISGVDGELGLLRGYLTYNGAGKQLVSNTYLSNFKSFLTNPRIRRFFSSRGHEKKNYENYYPKNKKEIPKGDGQKSGSKEGSNAGDQGNPREFFIPWHQIIGPIMFLGFVFTSILLNPQQAKEISFQEFKNKLLEPGLVDHIEVANKSVAKVYVRSSPHDRKQSGDDAVKGPADGSSTGGNTTQYKYYFNIGSVESFEEKLEEAQEALGFDRHDFVPVIYVSQINWFQELMRYGPTALLLGALWFMSRKMPSIGGPGGKGGRGIFNIGKAQITKLDKNAKNKVFFKDVAGCDEAKQEIMEFVHFLKNPKKYEELGAKIPKGALLVGPPGTGKTLLAKATAGESRVPFLSISGSDFMEMFVGVGPSRVRSLFQEARQCAPSIIFIDEIDAIGRARGRGGFSGGHDERESTLNQLLVEMDGFGTTAGVVVLAGTNRPDILDKALLRPGRFDRQITIDKPDIKGRNQIFQIYLNKLKLDLEPSYYSERLAALTPGFAGADIANVCNEAALIAARNESPKITMKHFEAAIDRVIGGLEKKNKVVSKLERRTVAYHESGHAVAGWFLEHAEPLLKVTIVPRGTAALGFAQYVPNENLLMTKEQLFDMTCMTLGGRAAEQVLLGKISTGAQNDLEKVTKMTYAQVAVYGFSDKVGLLSFPQRDDAFEMAKPYSSKTGAIIDSEVREWVAKAYAHSTRCCACIVD
- the LOC117630995 gene encoding ATP-dependent zinc metalloprotease FTSH 10, mitochondrial-like isoform X1, coding for MVFSSIGRSLSHSARSKFKRNVISGTYNGRTTFLHETVPLGNACISGVDGELGLLRGYLTYNGAGKQLVSNTYLSNFKSFLTNPRIRRFFSSRGHEKKNYENYYPKNKKEIPKGDGQKSGSKEGSNAGDQGNPREFFIPWHQIIGPIMFLGFVFTSILLNPQQAKEISFQEFKNKLLEPGLVDHIEVANKSVAKVYVRSSPHDRKQSGDDAVKGPADGSSTGGNTTQYKYYFNIGSVESFEEKLEEAQEALGFDRHDFVPVIYVSQINWFQELMRYGPTALLLGALWFMSRKMPSIGGPGGKGGRGIFNIGKAQITKLDKNAKNKVFFKDVAGCDEAKQEIMEFVHFLKNPKKYEELGAKIPKGALLVGPPGTGKTLLAKATAGESRVPFLSISGSDFMEMFVGVGPSRVRSLFQEARQCAPSIIFIDEIDAIGRARGRGGFSGGHDERESTLNQLLVEMDGFGTTAGVVVLAGTNRPDILDKALLRPGRFDRQITIDKPDIKGRNQIFQIYLNKLKLDLEPSYYSERLAALTPGFAGADIANVCNEAALIAARNESPKITMKHFEAAIDRVIGGLEKKNKVVSKLERRTVAYHESGHAVAGWFLEHAEPLLKVTIVPRGTAALGFAQYVPNENLLMTKEQLFDMTCMTLGGRAAEQVLLGKISTGAQNDLEKVTKMTYAQVAVYGFSDKVGLLSFPQRDDAFEMAKPYSSKTGAIIDSEVREWVAKAYVRTIELIEEHKEQIGQIAELLLEKEVLHQDDLVRVLGERPFKSNEPTNYDRFKEGFQEEDKEPKETTEGGNVDDGRSPPIQPDVVPA
- the LOC117632142 gene encoding probable WRKY transcription factor 49 isoform X1, coding for MEDAMGATWSDGSEEELVRELLDNETPFFVLPEEALQSQMSVSNEDSVVNRFIPTVYSGPTIKDIETALSVTTGTIQPQELSPARLSTLERGLSKVEHKYTLKIKSCDNGAMADDGYKWRKYGQKSIKNSPNPRSYYRCTNPRCSAKKQVERSSEDPDTLIITYEGLHLHFAYPFFPLNNQAQNTSPPMKKPRNKTSQPRTEDREHEAQESPRSITPDPDPDLQPGPFPDQHQEFVEKEPSTQGLLQDVVPFMIRNPNPSSASSNSSCSSYQSSPTSPSSLSWATSYFDVGFNHSCG
- the LOC117632142 gene encoding probable WRKY transcription factor 49 isoform X2, whose product is MEDAMGATWSDGSEEELVRELLDNETPFFVLPEEALQSQMSVSNEDSVVNRFIPTVYSGPTIKDIETALSVTTGTIQPQELSPARLSTLERGLSKVEHKYTLKIKSCDNGAMADDGYKWRKYGQKSIKNSPNPRCTNPRCSAKKQVERSSEDPDTLIITYEGLHLHFAYPFFPLNNQAQNTSPPMKKPRNKTSQPRTEDREHEAQESPRSITPDPDPDLQPGPFPDQHQEFVEKEPSTQGLLQDVVPFMIRNPNPSSASSNSSCSSYQSSPTSPSSLSWATSYFDVGFNHSCG